The stretch of DNA CGCAGCCGTGACCTCACTACAATGCACTCTGGATAGGTATTTCCAGAGCGGCAACAGAAAGGGTCCCCCGCATGGCTGAAGGATTTCGCCAGGAATTGGAAACATTTGAAAACCAGTTTCCTGATCGCGACTATACAATCGAAACGATTTGTCCCGAGTTTACATCAGTCTGTCCCAAGACGGGGCAGCCCGATTTTGGCGAACTGACGATTACGTACGTTCCCGACAAATTGTGCTTCGAGCTAAAGTCACTCAAAATGTACCTGCAGCGTTTTCGCAACCATGGTGCATTTTACGAGCATGTCACCAACTTGATTCTGGATGACTTGGTTGCTGTCACACAACCTCGCTCGATGACGGTTCACGCCGCCTTCACACCGCGGGGCGGCATCCGCACCAATGTGATTGCGCAGTACACTGCCGAAAACCAATAAAAAAAGCCCGGCCGCGCGATGGTGCGGCCGGGCAGATTTGGTTTCGATTTCCCCTCGCTGGGGCGAATCGCAGGCTCCTATTTGGGGAGTCGGTCGCGCTCAACTTTGGGGAACGGTCCCGTGAGTGCTTTCATGAACGCCACCAGATCCGCCTTGTCCTGATCGGTCAGGTCCAGCTTTTTGATCTTATCGCTCAGGTGCGGATTGGGGTGACCGCCCTTAGCGTACCATTCGACGACTTCTTCCAGCGTCTGCTGGCTGCCGTCGTGCATATAGGGAGCTGTGAATTCCACATTGCGAAGCGTGGGAGTCTTAAACGCGCCGCGGTGCTTTTCATCTTTGGTTTCGGTGAAACGTCCGAGATCCGGCTCTTCGGCATCCATTCCCACACCGAGATTATGATATTGCTCGTCGGTGAAGTTTGCACCGGCGTGGCAGGCCTTGCAGTCGGTTTTTTGTTCGTCAAAGAACAGCGCCCAACCGCGTTGTGCGCTTTCCGACATCGGATGAGCCTCTACGTCTTTTTTAGCCTGCTCGATTTCCGCATAGAACTCCGGATCATCGGTTTTGATCTCGGCCAACTCTTCGTCGCTCAGGTCGGCAAACCGCTTGGCGTTTTCGGCATAGTCAAACGGTGATGCGCCGGTGACGATCACGCGTTCGAATGAGGCGAGAGCACGGCCGACGTTGTCGATGGTGACTCCTTCGTCACCAAAAATCGACTCAAATTGCAGACGATAACCCTCGATCCCCTTCAGGCAAGCCACGCACGCATCGTGTGTGTTGCCCATTTCGATGGGGTTGGCGATCGGTCCGACTGCTTGTGCTTCCAGCGATTCGGCACGGCCGTCCCAGAATTGTTTGTCGCTCAAAATACGATTGTAGCTGACCGGCGAATTGCGGCCACCTTCTTGTGCGTCGATACCCACACCGAATTGGGTGCGTCGCGCATACCCTTCATCGGGGTCATGGCAACTGGCGCAACTCACAGTCGTGTCTGCTGATAACCGTGGATCGAAGTACAACTGGCGGCCCAACTCGATTTTGGCAAGCGTGAGAGGATTCTCGTCAAGGCCCTTGATCGCTGCTTGTGCGGAGGCCATTCCCAACGGCAATTCAAAGTCGATGACTTCGTGGTTTTTGGGGTCTTCGAGCCATTTTTTAATTTCCTCAGTCGTCAGCGGTCCTTCGCCCGGAATTCCAGCTGTGAGGGGCGAGTCCACCGTCGGTGGCTTTGCCGATGCGGCTTTGGCGGGGGCCGCTGGTTTTTTCTCAGCGGCCGGTTTCTCAGCGGCCGGTTTCTTTTCGGCCGGTTTTTTTTCGGTAGCGGGTTCAGCCGGCGCCTTGGCGACAACTGTTTCTTTCGGCGTCACGTCCGCCTTGGCTTCTGGCTTGGCTTCTGGTTCGGCAGCGGGTTCAGCAGCGGGTTCGGTTGATGCATCGGCGACCTCAGTGGCCTCCGGTTCGTTGGTTGTTTCGGGTTCGACTTGGGTGTCGGTTGAAGCGGCGGTCGAGGAACCGGGCGTGGCCCCATCGTCCTTTTTCGCCGCACATCCCGGCATGATCGCCATGACCAACACGGCGCACAGCCATGTTGCGGGTTGGTTTCGTAATTGCATTCATTCACCTCCTGGATTTAATAGCGGAAATCTCGGTTGTCGGGTTGCTATCGCAACTTAATAAATTGCAACACCGGCGAGGCACTGGTGTTGATCTTCGTGTTTCATCGTCTCTATTTCTTTGCCAGTTCCGCTTCGACGGCTTTGATCACCTCCGGAGCATCAGGCTTGACGGGGGTGCGGAAGCGGGCGACGACTTTTCCGTCGCGGTTGATCAGGAACTTCTCGAAGTTCCATTTCACATCCCCAGTGTCCTTCAATCCGGTTTTGTCGGACGTCAGGAATTTGTACAGCGGCGGGGCATCTTCGCCGTTGACGTCAACCTTCGAGAACATGTCAAACTTCACGCCATAGTTCTCTTCGCAGAACGAGATAATTTCCTCGCTGGTCCCCGGTTCTTGTTTGCCGAATTGATTGCAGGGGAATCCGAGAACCGCCAGCCCTTTATCGCCATATTTTTCGTGCAACTCTTCCAGTTGTTCATATTGCGGCGTTGCTCCACATTGGCTGGCAGTGTTGACGACGATTAAGACTTTGCCTTTGTACTTAGAGAGGTCAACTTTTTTGCCTGTGAGCGACTTCATCTCTTGGCTGAACACCGGATGCTCCTTTTTCTTGCCTGAGCCTTT from Symmachiella dynata encodes:
- a CDS encoding cytochrome-c peroxidase — its product is MQLRNQPATWLCAVLVMAIMPGCAAKKDDGATPGSSTAASTDTQVEPETTNEPEATEVADASTEPAAEPAAEPEAKPEAKADVTPKETVVAKAPAEPATEKKPAEKKPAAEKPAAEKKPAAPAKAASAKPPTVDSPLTAGIPGEGPLTTEEIKKWLEDPKNHEVIDFELPLGMASAQAAIKGLDENPLTLAKIELGRQLYFDPRLSADTTVSCASCHDPDEGYARRTQFGVGIDAQEGGRNSPVSYNRILSDKQFWDGRAESLEAQAVGPIANPIEMGNTHDACVACLKGIEGYRLQFESIFGDEGVTIDNVGRALASFERVIVTGASPFDYAENAKRFADLSDEELAEIKTDDPEFYAEIEQAKKDVEAHPMSESAQRGWALFFDEQKTDCKACHAGANFTDEQYHNLGVGMDAEEPDLGRFTETKDEKHRGAFKTPTLRNVEFTAPYMHDGSQQTLEEVVEWYAKGGHPNPHLSDKIKKLDLTDQDKADLVAFMKALTGPFPKVERDRLPK
- a CDS encoding glutathione peroxidase; its protein translation is MKRSLIVATGLVMVLASLSFADKDKEKGSGKKKEHPVFSQEMKSLTGKKVDLSKYKGKVLIVVNTASQCGATPQYEQLEELHEKYGDKGLAVLGFPCNQFGKQEPGTSEEIISFCEENYGVKFDMFSKVDVNGEDAPPLYKFLTSDKTGLKDTGDVKWNFEKFLINRDGKVVARFRTPVKPDAPEVIKAVEAELAKK
- the queF gene encoding preQ(1) synthase encodes the protein MAEGFRQELETFENQFPDRDYTIETICPEFTSVCPKTGQPDFGELTITYVPDKLCFELKSLKMYLQRFRNHGAFYEHVTNLILDDLVAVTQPRSMTVHAAFTPRGGIRTNVIAQYTAENQ